ATCTCGTATAATCTCAGCTATTCTGGGCATACGATTGTATTTATAATTTGTTCTTCTGCATTTTCCGGGGCTTTTGGTAGTAATGAACCAAAAGCTACTTGTTTAAGTTCACGTGATTCGACGTAATCTTTCAATGAGCTTCTGCTAACCCCTAGTAATCGTGCTATTTCACTTACACTTTTACCATCTTGTATATATTTAACAATCTCATTTATGTAAACATCAAACTTCGAACTAGATTTACTCCCTTTAGGTCTACCGATAGAACGCTTTGACTCCTCTTTAAGCTTTTGTCTTAGGTGATCCATAAGACCAAGTACCAACATCGCACTACTCTCTTTGGACATTATAACATTTTGCTTGATAAAGTGAACATTAAAGTCGTTACGCAATAAACATGAAAACATCTGAATAAGATCTTCCATATTTGTTGTTAAAACCCAAATATCACTAACAAGTAAAGTAGAGCCAGATTGGGACTGGAAATAGTGTGTCACTTCTTGACGTTCATCCAAACGCTTGTTTTGAGAAGTGTAATCTATAAATTCATCGTCAATAACTAAACCATTAGTTAAAGCATACGAATTTATAAGCTGCAACTGCTCATGAACAGCATCAAAGTTTTTCTCCGGTCTAATATAAGCAAGTATCATTAGCGAATTAACTCCACATAAATTTGATTTTCATCGTCATTATATCAGCTTCTGATGCAAAAAGTCAATAATTATATATGTTTTTTCGTCATTTTTATTTTTTTAGGATGATGAGAAGGGGAAAAATAGGGGTTTAAGAGGGGAAATCCCTCTTAATTACCAACCGATACCAAGACCTACTACGTATCTGCGATCTTCTAACTGACCGATTGTAGCACCAAGTTGCTCTTGGTATGTTGCTGCTTGCAGTTTTAATACTGCTAGTTGCATATCTATACCTGCCGTGTATGCACCTTGATAAAGCCCTCCGTTTAATGTCATCATAAACCAAGAGTTATCGATAAGTCCAATAGTTGCACCAGCTCTTAAATGTTGCATCAATTCATAATTTGCATCGATATTTTTATATGTTGTAACACCGCCTACAGTATCAATTGCACGTGCTTGTTGCGCATTGAAAATATCAACATAGTCAACTGAAAGTTTAAACATATCAGTAAATGGAACTTCTGGTGCAATTGCAAGACCTGCATTACACGTCATCGGTTGTGCACCATAAGCATCAAAATCCAAGTTACCGATATTCATAACACTAAAACCAATGCTAGTATTTAAACTGTCAATAGCGTCACTTATTTTTGGAGCATATAACAAACCTATATCTACACCAAATCCTGAGTTTTCCTCTTCATAAGTATCTCGTATATATGTTTCAAGGTCATCATTATGTGATGAGATCTCACCCGCATCTAATCCTGCTTCATAAGAGTATTGTGTAATATACTTAACACCTACACCTATAGTAAGATTCCCAGGCAAAACATCATCAAACTTTTGTGCCGCACCTAAAACAACACCGCCGTATGCTCTTGAGTGTGTCTCTAAAACACCGTTTGCTCCACTGTTTGCATGTGGAATTAGATTAAGATCAGCTGCACCTAAAAGCCCTATACTAAATGCTAAATCATCTTCTGTATGGTATGAAACAGAACTGTAGTTAGATACGTTGGCATGAAATGCATCTCCAGAGTACTTCTTTGCTACATCGAGTACCTCTTGATCTGTATTCGCTTCATCGAGATCATCTATAAAATCTTTTATACCGCTTGAAGCAGAAGCCGTTAGACCTAAAAGTTCTACCTCAACACCGTGACTTTTTTTGATGTTGATTAAACCTGCCGGATTGTAAAAAACTGCCGTAGAGTACCCACCCACTGCAGTATTTGCAGAACCTGCACCTACAATTCTTGGGTCTTTATATAAAAACTCTTGTGTTGAGATATCTGCATATACACCTGTTGCAGCTGTTAGTAAAGCTAGTGATATTATTTTTTTCATTCTCTATTCTCCAAAATTTACTGGTTTAGGTAGTCTAAAATATCTTGAATTGTTACATTTGCATCTGCACTAACATTCATATCTGTTTTAAATTCATCGATACTTTGTTGGATATCTGCATCATCTATTACACTTGAAATTGCATCTGTACCACCGTTTAGTGCATCTACTAACAGTTGTGTCATATCTTTTGTATCACCGTCACCAAAATCAACCGGACATGCATAACAAGCTAAAGATAGATTTGCATCATAAATAGAACCATCTACATCTTCAATACCCTCACATGGAGTTGTACTTCCGTTTACATCGCAATACCCGCTAGTTACAACTGTAGAACCGTTTGTAGCATCGGGAGATATACTGCTTGCTAAACGATAGAAAGTTTTACCGTTTTGAAGAACCTCTAAATGTTTATAAACTGTACCGCTGATATTTACATCACTTGGAGTAATAGTTGAACCATTTGGAAGTACACTACTTGTAGCCCAAGCAATAGCATCTAAACTTGCCTTCATATCATCCGGTGTTGTACCAGTACCATCTATAGATGCTACAAGGCTATCTACATCAGTTGTCAAGTATGTCACACTTGTAGCAGTAGTGATCGCTTGATTGAAACCAACATATAGACATGCATTCTCTTCACGTTGTGTTCTATCTAGAACAACATTCGTACAATCTGCTATAGTTGCGTTTGGATCGATTGACATAAGAAAATAGCCTGCAGATTTATCTAATAACGGTAAAGCATTTACACTTTTATTGTCATTAACACTTTGCATAAAAGCTGAAAATGTATCCCCTGTACTATCACTTGCTGTAACAACCATACTCACAGCATCACTTACACCAAATCCTGATTGCCCCATATATGCAGATGCTAAATAAAAATATTTGTCACTATCACTAAAAGTAGTCGAGCACTCCCCCTCTAATTTAGTTATAGCTGTAGTAAAATCACCCTCGTCAATAGCCTGTTGTACATCTATACGACAACTTGTTTCATCATTTCCACAACCGGAAAATAGTAAAGAAGCTGTTAGTACTGACGCAGAAATAATCTGTTTATACATAGAATCTCCTATAAAAATTTTCGCAGATTATATCATTTTTGAATACATTTTGATTACAAGCTATTTCTTAAAAATATCAGACAATAAGTTGGCAAAGAGATCTTTATGTTCCTTTTAGATAGAATAAGAAAAAATATTTCATAGAAGATACAGCAGATATGACAACAAAACAATACATCTTAGAAACAATCAAAAAACGCCCATTAATTATTGACGGGGCAATGGGTACACAACTCCAACAACGTGACGAGCAAATCCCACAAGAGGCTTGGGAAGGCAATGAAGGGTGTAACGAACTTTTAAACGTTACTGCACCTGAAGTGATGAACGATATTTTTAACGCTTACCTTACAGCCGGAGCTGACCTAATTACTACGAACACTTTTGGCTCTTTCGCATGGGTTTTAGATGAATACGGTATCTCCGATCGTGCTTATGAGCTCACAAAGGCAGGAGCTGCACTTGTAAAAGCAAAATGTGAAGAGTTCTCGACACCTGAACAACCGAGATTTTGTTTAGGTTCAATTGGTCCGGGAACAAAACTACCATCACTCGGGCATATCACTTATGATGAGATGTATGCAGGTTATACTGAATTTTGTTTAGGACTTATCGATGGTGGAGCAGATATCTTTTTACTAGAAACTGCTCAAGATCCTCTTCAGATCAAAGCGGCACTTCACGCCTGTCAAGAGGCGTGCAGACAACGTGACGTAGAGGTCCCTATTATGGTCTCAGTTACGATCGAGCTTAGCGGTACTATGCTTATAGGTACTGATGCAAGTACAATTGCAGCCATCTTAGAGCCTTTTGATATCATCTCACTCGGTTTTAACTGTGGAACTGGGCCTGATCAGGTTGAAAAGCATGTAAAAACTTTAAGTGAACTTTGGGGTAAACCTATTAGTGTGCACGCTAATGCAGGTCTACCGCAAAACCGTGGAGGCTACACATACTACCCAATGGGACCTGACGAATTTGCAGATAAACAGGAAAACTTTTTACAGTATGACGGTGTAAGCTTTTTAGGTGGATGTTGTGGTACTACTCCACAGCATATCCGTGCACTTGTAGATCGTGTAAGTGAGATACAACCAAAAGCTCCAACAGGAAAACAACCGACATCTTTGGCATCTCTGTTTAACACGGTTGCTATCAAACAAGACCCAGCTCCGCTGCTTATCGGTGAGCGTAGTAATGCTACAGGTTCAAAAGCGTTCCGTGAACTTCTTTTAGATGAGGATTATGAGGGAACACTAAGTGTTGGTCAACAACAGGTTCGTGCCGGAGCTCATCTACTTGATGTTTCAGTCGGTTTTGCCGGACGTGATGAAACAAAAGATATGAACGAAGTTATGGGTCTTTATTCACAAAAGATCTCTATCCCACTAATGCCCGATTCAACACAATTACCTGCATTAGAGATTGCACTAAAAAACATTGGTGGAAAACCTATCATCAACTCTGTAAACCTTGAAGATGGGATCGAGAAGTTTGATGCTGTATGTTCTTTGGCGAAAAAATTTGGAGCGTCATTAGTATGTCTTGTAATTGATGAAGTTGGTATGGCAAAAACTACTGAGCGTAAACTTGAAGTTGCTGAGCGTATCTATCAACTAGCAACTCAGAAGCATGGCATCAATCCTGAAGATCTGGTATTTGACCTTCTTACATTTACACTTGGTAGTGGTGATGAGGAATACGTTGATGCAGGTATTAATACGATCGAAGCTATTCGAGAATTTCAAAAACGTCACCCTGAAGTTGGAACAACACTCGGGCTTTCAAACATCTCGTTCGGACTAGATAAAGATGCGAGACCATATCTCAACTCGATGTTTTTACACCACTGTATAGAAGCGGGACTTACATCGGTAATTATTAATGTAAAACACATTATCCCGATCAACAAAATCTCTGCTGAAGATCAAGAAATTTGTGACAACCTTATCTTTAACCGCGGAGAGGAACCGCTCTTTAAGTTCATAGAACACTTTAGTACTAAAGAAGCGGTTGATTCTGAAGCTGAAGATGCAGAATATCTTGCTATGAGTGATGAAGAGAAGATCAAAAAACTTCTAATGGACGGCGATAAAGAGCGTATGATCCCTCTTGTGGAAGAGGCTCGCCATAAGATTAAGCCAGAAGTGATCGTAAATGAGATTCTCATCGATGCTATGAAAGTAGTCGGTGAACTATTCGGTTCGGGTCAGATGCAGCTTCCGTTTGTACTTCAATCAGCTGAGACTATGAAAAAGACTGTTGATCACCTCAACCCTTACTTGCCAAAAGTTGAAAAGAGTGTAGATACAACTTTAGCACTCGGAACGGTAAAAGGGGATGTTCACGATGTTGGTAAAAACCTTGTAGATATCATCCTCTCGAACAACGGTTATAAAGTGAAAAATCTTGGTATTAAAGTGGAACTTGAAGAGTTTATCAAAGAGATGGAAGCGGGACATATTTCAGCTCTTGGTATGAGTGGTCTACTTGTAAAATCTACACAAGTGATGAAAGAGAATCTTGAAGAGTTGCAACGCCGCGGCATTAAGATCCCTATCCTTTTAGGTGGAGCAGCACTGACTCGTAGCTTTATCGATGATTTCTGCCGTCCTATCTATGACGGGCCGATCTTCTACTGTAAAGATGCATTTGACGGTGTAACGGCAATGAGCCGTATTGAAGCTGGAAACTTTGACACAAACTTACACCCTGATGCTCCTGAGATAGAACACAAAGAGAAAAAAGAGGTAGTGATTCCTCCATTTGCTGAACTCAAAATGCCTGATCGAAATGTAACTGTACCGACACCACCGTTTTGGGGAAGACGCGAGATCAAACTTACGCAACAACAAGTTGAGATGGCTTTTGAATGGATCAACCATAAAATACTTTTCAAACAAAGATGGGGTTATAACGCCAAGGGAATGAGCAAAGAGGCGTATGAGAAACAGCTTGAGGAAGTTGTATGGCCTGCGTATGAAAAACTCAAACAAAGATTCCTGGATGAGAAACTGTTTGAGCCGACTATCCTTTACGGTTACTGGCCATGTAGAAGCGATGACAACTCTCTGCTTATCTTTGATGAATCAGAAGGATACAACAGCGAAGATCAGATCAATCGTGAACCGCTTGAGCATGTAATGGGACGTGCTGAAGAGATACTCACTTTCCCTCGTCAAAGTAAACAACCACACCGTGCCCTTAGTGACTTTTTCCATTCAGATCGTCACGATGTAATTGCTATGACTTGTGTAAGTGCAGGAGCAAAACTAAGTGCTATTGAGAAAGAGATCTACGATCGCGGTGATTATACAGAGTATTATCAGGTTCACGGACTTGGCGTTGAGCTTGCAGAAGCATTAGCTGAAATCGCACACAAACAGATTAGACTCGATCTAAACATTGCGGAGAATGAAGGTGCTACACTTGCTGATGTTCAAATGAACAAATATCAAGGCTCACGTTATTCATTCGGCTATCCTGCATGTCCTGATCTGGAACTTAACCGTCCACTATTTAATCTACTCAAACCTGAAGAGTTCGGAATAGAGCTCAGTGAGACATTCCAGATCCACCCTGAACAATCAACAAGTGCATTAGTTGTATATCACCCTAATGCGACTTATTACAATATATAGCCTCTTAGGCTATAGAATTTAAAAGTTCCTGCAACTCAGAGAACTTGTTAATTTTGTAGCTAGCATCTGAAAAATCGTGTGTTCTAGTAAACTCATTGTGCACTATAACACACTCGATAGAAGCGTTTACAGCTGAAGAGAGCCCACGTTTTGAATCCTCAACAATGATACACTCCTCTTTTGTCGCACCGAAGAGTTCCATCCCTTTTAGATATGGATCGGGATGTGGTTTTGCTCGCGGATAATCCTCTACACATAAAACAAAATCCATAAACTCTGTTATCCCCCGTCCACTATGAGCAAGCTCGAAATCCACTCTTCTTGAAGTGGTAACAATTCCCATTCTATAGTTTTTGCTCAGCTCTTTAAGAGTATCTAAAACTCCCTCTATAGCTATCTCTTTTGTTTTTATATGCTCTTGATAATACTCATCTCTTTTTTCCCGGGCCTTTACGATCTCATCTTCACTTATCCCTATCTCTTCAGCTATAACCCAAGCACGCTGTCCTTTGGCCATAATCTCCATATAGCGCTCAAAAGTAAGTTCGAGATCAAAGAACTCTTTTAAAGCTCTCTTACTTGCTTCAAAGTACCACATTTCTGTTTCTATTAAAACACCGTCATTATCAAATAATATATATTTTTTCATCTTAATATTGCATTGTCAGAACCAAAGTTCGACCTCCTCCATGATCTCTATGCTCACCCAAATAAACTCCCTGCCAAATTCCCAGGTTCATCTTGCCATCTGTAATAGGAATATTGAGTGAATTTCCTAGCAGAGAACTTTTTATATGCGCAGGTATATCATCCGCACCCTCATACGTATGAATATAGTACGATTTATCATCAACCGTATCACAGAAAAATGCCTCCATATCCTCTCTTACAGACGGATCTGCATTTTCATTGATACTAAGTGAAGCGGATGTGTGTTTTAAAAATATATGTAATATCCCTTGACTTGCATCGGGAAATGAAGAAAGAGTATCTTCTATCTCTTTTGTGATCAGGTGAAACCCTCTTGGTTTTGGTGAAATTTTTATTGTTTTTTGAAAAATAGACATCCAAAATTATACTCTATCTTCTCCTATAACTCAAAGCCTCTAACATGTGCTCTTTTGTTATTAAAGTTGATTGTTCCAAGTCTGCAATTGTTCGTGCAACTTTCTGTATCTTTTTAATACTTCTAAAACTGAGACTAAAACGATTTATAGCCATATCTAAGATAGGCTTTACCTCCTCCTCCATCTTGCAAAACTGCTCGATCTCTTCATCGCTCATCTTTCCGTTAAAACTTTTTTGACCCCTTTGTTTTGCAAAAATCTGTGCCTCCAAAACCATTTTATGCATCTCTTTTGAACTGTACGAAGGTTGATCATTAGCTGCCACATTTTGCATAACTACATTTATATCTACACGATCTAAGAAAGGATCACTCAAACGGTTTTTATACCTTTGAATATCTAACTCATTACAACGACACTCTTTTTTAGCATCTAGCAGATTACCACATGGACAAGGATTCATAGCCCCAACAAATAAAAAGTTTGCCGGATAGTTCACTTTTGAATTTACGCGTGATATTCTTATCTTCCCATCTTGCATCGGTTCCCGTAAGGACTCTAAAACATTTTTCGAAAAATGGGGTAGTTCATCAAAGAAAAGAATTCCATTATGTGCAAGGCCAACTTCACCTATCTTCGCCTTATGACTCCCTCCCCCAAAGATGCTTGCCGATGTGGATGAGTGATGAGGATTTTTAAAACCTCTATGGGGTTTGAATGTTGGTTCATCACCCTCAAGTACATCAAGTTTTGCAATTTCCAAGATTTCGGAATTTTTGAGAGCCGGCAATATATATCTAAGCCGGTTTGCAATCATACTTTTCCCGCATCCAGGGCTCCCCTCTAAAATGATATTGTGAAACCCTGCCGCTGCAATGATCGAAGCACGTTTTGCTACCTCCTGCCCTTTTACGTCATAAAAATCCTCTTTATACTCTTTTATATAGTAAAACTTCTCTTTGTCTATCTCAAAGTTTGGATAGGGAAGCTCATTGCTTTGATTCTCAAATGTAAGATTCTCCTGCTCTTTTAAAAGTGCCACCGCTTCATTTAAACTCTCTACTCCAAAAAAAGTAACGTTAGGAATTTTTTGGAGTTTATCTAAAGCCTCTTTAGGGACTATAGCTTTTTGAATCAGATTTTGATTTGCCAGAGAGAGTATGAGGGGATAGAGTTGAATATTTTCCTTTACGCTCCCGTCAAGTCCAAGCTCCCCAAATACAAACCAGTCATGAAAATCTTCCTCTGCATCATTTAGAAGAATTAATAGTGCCATTGAGAGATCAAAATGACTACCCGATTTATTCATCTCCGAGGGGGCTAGTAAAAAGGTTATCCTCTTTGGGGGAAACTTATACTCGTTACTTAAAAGTGCGGACTTTATTCGCTCTTTTGCCTCTGTTATTGCAGTGGAAGCAAGTCCTACAATTGAAAAAGAGGGAAGTCCTTTTGTAAGTGTACACTCAACATCAACAACTCTAGCCTCTATTCCCTCTAACGTTGCGCAAGATATCTTTTTCATCTCAAAACCTTTGAAAATTTCAACTATCTTAACAACTTCATACCACCCTTTTTAGTTTTATTGCAAAATGAAATATTTTACTATTGCTTTGTTGTAAAAAAAGGTGTAATATGCGTAACTTTATACATAGAGGGTTTAATTGATCCAAATTAGTGAAAATATCTTTTTAGATAAACATATATTTGAGCTGGATATTCCAACTGCATTTCTTCCTAGTCCTTATAAGCCATTACCGTTTTTAGTAATAAAAAACTTTCTCAAACCTCACGAACTGCCTCTTTTTGTAGATGATATTTACCATGATGATGATGCTGAAACTGCGAAAGTAAAGTCTGAAGTTATTTTGGGTGTAGTTGAGGCAAAAGTTGTCAAAAAGTATCGTGATACAAAAATCTATGCTATCAGTGAATATCTAAATGAACTTTACCATACAAGATTTCAAGAGTATCAGTCACAAATAGAGGAGTATTTTAACATCGCCATCACTCTCTCTACTGAGATACAAGCTTTAGAGTATAAAAAAGGGGGCTTTTATGTGCAACATGCTGATGATTCAAATGCTATTATCGATGAAAATAAAAACATTATAGCTTACCATCCCGTAGCACCTGAACGTAAAATGACAACTGTTTTGTTTGCGACATCTTATAGTGATAATCCCGATAATAAACACTCTTTTAAAGGTGGTGAACTAATATTTAATTTTTTAAAAAATAAAGATGGTAAAACGATAGAATTTAAAGCAGATGCCGGAGATATTATTATATTTCCAAGTAATCCATACTTTTCACATGAAGTAAAAGAGGTGGAAGCAGGATATAGACTTACGCTTGTTCAATGGCATAATGCCATTTTGAACTAAAAGAGAAACTATTTCCCTTTACGCTCTTTTTGTATTTTTTTATACTCTTTTTCAAACTTTTTACGTCTGGAGTATGAGAGTTTATCTATAAAGAGTATCCCCTCTAAGTGATCCATCTCATGCTGAATAGCAATTGCTAAAAGTCCGTCAGCCTCTAATGATTGAGTATTGCCGTGGCGGTCTTGATAGTTAATCTTTATCGTTTCATGACGTTTTACATCTTCATAAAACTGAGGAACGCTTAAACACCCCTCTTGATAAGTAGTTTCACCATCTTTTTCGATCACTACCGGATTGATAATCTCGATAAGGTTTTCATCCGGCTGATTTCCCTCTTCATCAGGAATATTCAAAATCAATACTCGAACAGGATGTGCAACTTGAATAGCAGCTAATCCTATCCCGTTTGTTTCGATCATCATAGGATACATTGCATCTAAAAGTTTATGAAGTGTTTCATCAAAAGAGTTAACCTCTTTCGATTTTTCACGTAGTCTTTTATCTGGATATTCAACAATAGTTAAATTCATTTTTTCCCTATCTTAAAGAGACAGCGTAGTCAGTCTTTTTATCTTCATATGCTTTTTGTATTCCGTCTAACGCCGAAACAACAATCTCTTCAACAGAGTAGTTGCTATCTATATTTGTAATACCTATAGATATTTTCAACTGAATCTCACGATCCGCTAAGAAGAAGTTGGAATTAGATACCAGTTCACTTAAACGGATAGCTGCACGTTTTGCATTATCTAGGTCTGTATGTTTTAAAAGCATAGAGAATACTCCGCCGCCGTAATGAGAAACAATATCACTACGTCTAGAAGTTTTTAATAATAATCTTGCAATCGTTCTAGTCATAAGGACAATTGCTTTCTCATTTTTAACACTTTTTTTCAAAGTACCGTCTAGTTCAATCATCATCAGAGAACTTTTATGTTTAAACTCTGAAATCAGACTAATCTCTTGCTCTATTTTAGTTAATAGATAACGTTTATTGTACACACCAAACTTGTTATCAAAAATAGTTTCATTCTCTACGGTTTTAACAATTGTTGCCGTCTCATCGTAGATATCTTTCATCTTAGAACTTTGAGTTTTTAGAATAGAGTTAAGCTTTGAAACATCACCCTCTAATACACCTATTACACTAAGTGCTTCTTTGGCATCAGGGCTAGCTGAAAGTTCATCTTTTCTTTTCTCAAGTATCTTATTCATAAGAGCCATATTTTTGTATAAATTGGCAGTCACTCCAAGAATACTTTTAATAGATAAAAATCCCTGCTTCAGATTTTGTTCTAAAGCGATAGTGTTTTCATCATCATTACTCTCTTCTAGTTCTAACATAGAATGTATCTGACGTCTGAGATTTTCACTTTTATCTTCTAAAAGTCTGTCGAAATAGAGTGAAAAGTTATTTGGTGTCGGTGGCAGATTATCCGCAATTAATGATGCTAAGACCTCTTTTGCATAGATCTCAACATCACTTGACGGATTATCAATATCGAAAGGTTCTACTGTAGGCATCTCCTCAGTTTTAGCTTCTTCAGGTTCGTCTAGATTTCTTCTAGCTCTTTTTCTCAGTGTGCCTGACATAGTATCCCCCTATTCTCTCTCACTCTTAGTCAATACTTCATCGATCATACCATACTCTTTTGCTTCTTCGGCACTCATAAAGTTATCGCGATCAGTATCTTTTTCAACAGTTGTGATTTTTTGCCCTGTATTTTTGGCTAAAATCTCATTTAACTCTTTTTTCATACGTAAAATCTCTTTAGCTTGGATCTCAATATCAGTAGCCTGACCTTGAGCACCGCCAAGAGGTTGATGGATCATAATTCTAGCATGAGGAAGAGCATAACGCTTCCCTTTTTCACCAGAACTAAGTAAAAAAGCACCCATTGATGCAGCTTGACCTATACAGATTGTTACTACATTTGGGCGGATATAATTCATAGTATCATATATAGCCATACCAGCAGTAACAACACCACCCGGTGAATTGATATAAAAATAGATATCTTTTTCCGGATCTTCAGCCTCTAAAAAAAGTAGTTGCGCTACAATTGTTGAAGAAACGGCATCGTTTACTTCACCGCTTAACATAACGATTCTATCTTTTAAAAGACGTGAATAGATATCATAACTTCTCTCTCCACGACCGGTTTTTTCTATTACATATGGTATGTAGCTCATATTACTCTTCTATTTTTTTATTTAATAAAGTTGTTAAAACTCTATCTTCTACCATTGACATTTGTACTGCAGGTAGGTATCCAGCTTCTTTATATTGCTCATATACTTTTTGTGGATCTTGACCCATTTGCATAGCTTCGAAGTAGATAGTTTGCATTAACTCTTGCTCATTTACAGAAACACCCATATCTTGTGCTAAAGCATCGATAATAAATGTAGCTTTTACACTTCTTGCAGCTTCATCACGGAAAGTTTCACGTAACTCTTTTAATTTATCAGCATTTTCACGAAGTTCATTGATCTCATCTTCGCTCATCTCTCTAGCTTTTTTGTTTACAGCCATATCGATCTCTTGCTCAACAACGAAATCAGGAAGATCGAAGTTTAAAGAATCAACAAGTTTTTCTAAAAGTTTCGGTTTTAACTCTTCATTGTAAAGTTTTCCTAACTCTTCTTGCTCCATAGCTTTTTTAACTTCTGAAGTCAGTTTTTCTAAATTAGCTTCTTCATCACCCGGAAGGAATTTTTTTGCTAGTTCATCATCAATTTCAACTTCACCTTTTACTTTAATGTCGTTTACTTTTACTTTGAACATTACAGGTTTACCAGCAAGTTTATCTGAACCGTAGTTTTCTGGGAAAGTTACGTTAATTTCAACTTCTTCATCACGTTTAACACCGATAAGTTGATCTTCAAAACCTGGAATAAATTGACCGCTACCAAGTAATAGTTCGTGACCTTGTGCAGCACCGCCATCAAAAGCTTCACCATCAAGGAAACCTTCAAAATCGATAACAGCAGTATCACCCTCTTTCATTTTACGGTTACGTTTTACACTCTCTAAAGGTGCTTGACCTTCTGCAAGTTCTTTGATTCTAGCTGTAACGTCTTTATCTTTGATTTCTGGTTTTTTGAAATCAGGTGTACAAGCGTCAACATCACCAAGTTCGATAGCTGGACGTGTAGCAATTTTGATCGCTACTTCGATTTTATCGTCAGACTTGTCAAATTTTGAAATTGTTGGCTCACCGATAAGCTCTTCATTTTTAATACCTAGCTCATCTAAACCTTGGTTAAGTACTTGACGTAAAGACTCAGACTCTGCATCTTCTACAAGTTTTTGTCCATACTGTTGTTTGATAACTGCTACAGGTACTTTCCCTTTTCTAAAACCTTGAACGTTAGCAGTTTTAGATAATTGCTTTGCTATTTTCTCAACGTTTGCACTTACCTCATCAGTAGAGATAGTTGCCGTGATTTCAGCATTAGCACCGTTAATTTTGTTTGATTTGATATCCATCAATTTCCTTTGCACTATTATATAATTTTAGGCAATCATACCAAAAATGTACTTTTATTACGATTAATTTTTACACAAATGCGTTTTAAGGTTTAATATCAAGAGCCATAAGACCCCTATATCTATCACTACATCCGCAAAGTTAAATACGGCAAAATCAAATCCGCAGTGCCAATAAACCATATCAACTACACCGCCGTGAATAAAACGAT
Above is a window of Sulfurimonas marina DNA encoding:
- the tig gene encoding trigger factor, yielding MDIKSNKINGANAEITATISTDEVSANVEKIAKQLSKTANVQGFRKGKVPVAVIKQQYGQKLVEDAESESLRQVLNQGLDELGIKNEELIGEPTISKFDKSDDKIEVAIKIATRPAIELGDVDACTPDFKKPEIKDKDVTARIKELAEGQAPLESVKRNRKMKEGDTAVIDFEGFLDGEAFDGGAAQGHELLLGSGQFIPGFEDQLIGVKRDEEVEINVTFPENYGSDKLAGKPVMFKVKVNDIKVKGEVEIDDELAKKFLPGDEEANLEKLTSEVKKAMEQEELGKLYNEELKPKLLEKLVDSLNFDLPDFVVEQEIDMAVNKKAREMSEDEINELRENADKLKELRETFRDEAARSVKATFIIDALAQDMGVSVNEQELMQTIYFEAMQMGQDPQKVYEQYKEAGYLPAVQMSMVEDRVLTTLLNKKIEE